A portion of the Natronococcus sp. AD-5 genome contains these proteins:
- a CDS encoding DUF5786 family protein, which translates to MSMGAYDEDEHERREEQASRVDADFDDERTIYHGKVEYDSGDSAEELLSKFEEIKSN; encoded by the coding sequence ATGTCAATGGGTGCCTATGACGAGGACGAACACGAGCGGCGCGAAGAGCAAGCCTCGAGGGTGGACGCCGATTTCGACGACGAGCGAACGATTTACCACGGAAAGGTGGAGTACGATTCCGGCGATTCGGCGGAGGAGCTCCTGAGCAAGTTCGAGGAGATCAAGTCGAATTAG
- a CDS encoding YkgJ family cysteine cluster protein, protein MEVHCQGCAGCCLDWRPLLEADDGRDVGGRGAARSGSSEDEQEGRTSRRVPLDGDYNFVALTRDEVRAFLESGAAPALTPRFWRVDDEREGVEIDGHRVAAVAGRPTFFVGLRKPPKPVAPFGREEPAWLPTCVFLDPTTLQCRIHDSDRFPDECGAYPEHNLALEQETECERVESQFGGERLLEAGHDDPEGLLLGPQALGAKLFCHPRPDDLEGIVDRLAAGELTPADRAECLAVAAASSPGTLATSPHHYERGYERALQTLEGSEDAAAGDSATVEDGEWVGPAIDEWHRRRAAAGGTVPSPSIARTVEERRGAPETPGWDALE, encoded by the coding sequence ATGGAGGTACACTGCCAGGGCTGTGCCGGCTGCTGTCTCGACTGGCGACCGCTGCTCGAGGCCGACGACGGGCGCGACGTGGGCGGTCGCGGAGCGGCCCGATCGGGCTCGAGCGAGGATGAGCAGGAGGGACGGACCTCCCGCCGCGTTCCGCTCGACGGCGACTACAACTTCGTTGCGCTCACGCGCGACGAGGTGCGGGCCTTCCTCGAGTCCGGCGCGGCCCCGGCGCTGACGCCGCGGTTCTGGCGGGTCGACGACGAGCGCGAGGGCGTCGAGATCGACGGCCATCGCGTCGCCGCGGTCGCCGGCCGTCCGACCTTCTTCGTCGGCCTCCGGAAACCGCCGAAACCCGTCGCTCCGTTCGGCCGCGAGGAGCCGGCGTGGCTGCCGACCTGTGTCTTCCTCGATCCGACGACGCTGCAGTGCCGGATCCACGACAGCGACCGCTTCCCGGACGAGTGCGGCGCCTACCCCGAGCACAACCTCGCGCTCGAGCAGGAGACCGAGTGCGAGCGCGTCGAGTCGCAGTTCGGGGGCGAACGCCTGCTCGAGGCCGGTCACGACGATCCCGAGGGGCTGTTGCTCGGCCCGCAGGCGCTCGGCGCGAAGCTCTTCTGTCATCCCCGTCCCGACGACCTCGAGGGGATCGTCGACCGGCTCGCGGCGGGAGAGCTCACGCCGGCGGATCGCGCGGAGTGTCTCGCCGTCGCCGCCGCGTCGAGTCCGGGCACGCTCGCGACCTCGCCGCACCACTACGAGCGGGGCTACGAACGCGCACTCCAGACGCTCGAGGGGAGCGAGGACGCGGCTGCCGGCGACTCCGCGACCGTCGAGGACGGCGAGTGGGTCGGTCCCGCCATCGACGAGTGGCACCGACGGCGAGCCGCGGCGGGGGGGACGGTCCCCTCGCCGTCGATCGCGAGGACGGTCGAAGAACGGCGCGGCGCACCGGAAACGCCGGGCTGGGACGCGCTCGAGTGA